Below is a window of Salvelinus fontinalis isolate EN_2023a chromosome 31, ASM2944872v1, whole genome shotgun sequence DNA.
ttaataaactgaccctagaacagactgcctgatttcagatttctcacttcctgacaggaagtttgctccaacttgagttctgttttactcacagatataattcaaacggttttagaaactagagagtgttttctatccaatagtaataatactatgcatattgtacgagcaagaattgagtaccaggcagtttaatatgggaacgaatttttacaaagtgaaaacagcaccccctattgagaaaggttaacaaagagttgcagtctgttttggattgggtggccagtaatacactggtcctgaacatctctaacactaagagcattgtatttggtgcaAACTATTCCGTAGGTTCTAGACCTGAacctggtaatgaatggtgtggctgttgaacatatcgaggagactaaattacttggtgttaccttagctTGTAAATTGTCATGGTAAAAACATATGGATTCAATGGTtttaaagatggggagaggtctgtccgtaataatagatgctctgcttttttgacaccacactccacaaagcaagtcctgaaggctctagttttatcttatcttgataTATTGTACAGTTaaatggtcaagtgctgcaaagaaagctgCTGCTTGCCCAGAACAGAGcgacacgtcttgctcttcattgtaatcagtgggctaatattaataatatgcatgccagtctctcttttGGTTttagttgaggaaagactgactgtgccacttcttgtttttataagaaacattaatgtgttagAAATTCCAAATGGTTTGCATCGTCAATTTACACACAGCACCATCAGACATGCCACCAAGGGTCTTTTCACAGTGCCCAGGTCCAGAACCAATTCAAGGAaacctacagtattatacagagccacgagtgcatggaacttccttccatcttataaagcgcaagtgaacagcaaacctggtttaaaaaaacaaataaagcaatgCCTCGCCCCCATGTGACTGACTTGTTGTTTGTACTGACAtgcatgtgtaactgatagatgcacacacacacatactacatgttaatgttgtTAAATATATGTCAATtataaagtattttgtctgtaatgtctttttcgttatgtgtcggacgccggtaagactagctgttgccattggcgtcggctaatggggatttacaagcatttcgctacacccacaatagcatctgctaaacacgtgtatgtgaccaatgaaatttgatttgatcctaATAAATGAAATCAAAATCGAATAACTGAAAAACGAAATggaagtgttgatattagttggcaggggtctttacttcaacatgtttgtgttttgatgtatttgtaATACCTTTAAAGACTTTatgaccccttttccatctgtttgatcaaaattaaattattaaattgtttaggatggaaaatggttgaaaaatgtatatatgcCTTTTCTTAAGTATaaactcttagctttcatttgacaacAAATGTGATGTGCTcttatgaacttcacatgttagTGCTTATGGGACAGTGTCCTGTTTACAGATATCTATCAGTGGATGATTTGGAAGCAGGGTAACATTTAACAGGTGTTTAAATGTCTGTTTGAGAGTTTTAatggtgatgataatgatgacTAAAGTGATAAAGAATGTATTCATTCCAATGTTAAATGTAGTATTGGGGCGATGTCCTGTTTATAGATATCAATAACAGCAAAAACATTTATTCTGCCAATACTACCACTGAGCCCTCTTTTGAGACATGCCAATGGTGGCAGGTTTGACAGATTTGAAGtctgttgttgttgatattttATAAACAGGAAGTCGCCCCGCTGTGCATGCTGATGTCGTGTCTCTGAGTCTACCTTTTAAGTTTTCATATTCAATATCGTACTCACATCAAGCCATGTCTAATTCTGACTTTATATTATATGACACCCTTCAATGCTATCTCGCAGCATAATCTAATTGCCCCCCGGGAATCAAGATGACATTCTATGCTGAATATTATGATCAGCTAAACTAGGCCTGACCACCTTTTTTTTTACAGTTAATCATGACTGGATTGAAGAAGTAAACCTGTAAAATCAAGGATAAATCCTTGCTGCATTTGACAGCACAAAGCAATATTTTAAAGCCTTAATCTTTGAAAATGTATAACACTATTTATTTAGTGTCTGACCTTTGTCATTTCAGGTGCTCAATTTTCCAGAGTTTAGTTAGTCAGAGAGCAGAATTTTGCCTGAGAGGAGAATCAGGTCTGTCTGGAATGCAGATGCGGACCGTACACAATGTTACATCGATATATGTTTCATTGTGTAGGTGACTAGACCTCCATCAACGTTCTTCTGTGATGCCAATCTCACAGTTAGAAAACACTCTTGGATGGCTTTCTGATGTAGATTAGTCCTAGATTAGGCCTAAAGTGCTATTAGTCTAGGATTAGGCGTAATGCATGTCTGGGAAACCAACCCTTCATCTACAAAACTACTACTATCCCTTTTGGTTTAAAATGTGCACCGACGCCAAATCTAAAATggcctctctccttttctccccagTCCGATGTCTGTTCTACGGCCGGGGAGCTGTCTAGGGCGTCAGGTGTGGATCCTCCTGGCCATGACCCACCTCACCCTGGATTTCTCCCTGTGTAGCCCCCTCAGTCAGGGCCTGGGGATCAAGCTCATCCCCAAACCTGTGCCTCGCCCCCGGCCCCACTCGGCGCCCCTCTGGGATACTCCCAACATTCTCCATTGGAGGACTGTGAGCACTCTGGCGCACCGGCTCCTCAACCCCGTTCCACTGCCAGACAGCAGGGGAGGGCCAGTGCTAAAGGTCAGGGGTCAAAAGTACAGGAGACTGGCACACAAAGGACAGCCATGTAAGGAGTGCCGATGGAAATACACATCGACCGAGGCATGGGATTCGGCAGCAGCGGTAGGTCTCCCCAGGGGGAGCAAAACAGACATGGTGAGGTTGTTACGGAGGGCTCGGAGACAGCTGAAATGGGACGCCGACGACAAATCTCAGGATGGCAGGACCACGACAGTGGCCGGATATATCGACTGGGGACCCACAGGGACAGAGGACAACTTTGACGATGGTGAGGGGAAAACGGCGGCCAACTCCACGCTGTCCACCAAGGCCTTGACCACTACCgtggccaccaccaccactaccaccaccaccaagagCCCCCAGAGGACGTTCGCGGTGGTGACCACCCCACACCCTAGGAGGCTGAGCACCACCAAGGCCAGCGTCAGTTTAGGGGAGACTGTCAAACCACCAAAGCCATATGGAGACACACCAGGTAAAACTCCTTTCCTATGTTTTCTATCATGCAATTTCAAAGTCATTCATCTGTAATTTTATCCTG
It encodes the following:
- the LOC129829954 gene encoding adherens junction-associated protein 1-like isoform X1; translated protein: MWIKRSIARSPMSVLRPGSCLGRQVWILLAMTHLTLDFSLCSPLSQGLGIKLIPKPVPRPRPHSAPLWDTPNILHWRTVSTLAHRLLNPVPLPDSRGGPVLKVRGQKYRRLAHKGQPCKECRWKYTSTEAWDSAAAVGLPRGSKTDMVRLLRRARRQLKWDADDKSQDGRTTTVAGYIDWGPTGTEDNFDDGEGKTAANSTLSTKALTTTVATTTTTTTTKSPQRTFAVVTTPHPRRLSTTKASVSLGETVKPPKPYGDTPGLAVHQIITITVSLIMVIAALITTLVLKNCCVQSGNGRHSSHQRKIHQQEESCQNLTDFTPARVPNKVDIFTAYNDSLQCSHECVRTAVPVYTDEMIQQTPIYKTTYNGNRPSPTERQLIPVAFVSEKWFEISC
- the LOC129829954 gene encoding adherens junction-associated protein 1-like isoform X2, with protein sequence MSVLRPGSCLGRQVWILLAMTHLTLDFSLCSPLSQGLGIKLIPKPVPRPRPHSAPLWDTPNILHWRTVSTLAHRLLNPVPLPDSRGGPVLKVRGQKYRRLAHKGQPCKECRWKYTSTEAWDSAAAVGLPRGSKTDMVRLLRRARRQLKWDADDKSQDGRTTTVAGYIDWGPTGTEDNFDDGEGKTAANSTLSTKALTTTVATTTTTTTTKSPQRTFAVVTTPHPRRLSTTKASVSLGETVKPPKPYGDTPGLAVHQIITITVSLIMVIAALITTLVLKNCCVQSGNGRHSSHQRKIHQQEESCQNLTDFTPARVPNKVDIFTAYNDSLQCSHECVRTAVPVYTDEMIQQTPIYKTTYNGNRPSPTERQLIPVAFVSEKWFEISC